In the genome of Neofelis nebulosa isolate mNeoNeb1 chromosome 8, mNeoNeb1.pri, whole genome shotgun sequence, one region contains:
- the ASCL1 gene encoding achaete-scute homolog 1: MESSAKMESGSAGQQPQPQPQPQPQPQPQPQPQPQQPFLPPAACFFATAAAAAAAAAAAAAQSAQQQQQQQQQQQQQQAPQLSPAADGQPSGGGHKSASKQVKRQRSSSPELMRCKRRLNFSGFGYSLPQQQPAAVARRNERERNRVKLVNLGFATLREHVPNGAANKKMSKVETLRSAVEYIRALQQLLDEHDAVSAAFQAGVLSPTISPNYSNDMNSMAGSPVSSYSSDEGSYDPLSPEEQELLDFTNWF, translated from the coding sequence ATGGAGAGCTCTGCCAAGATGGAGAGCGGCAGCGCCGgccagcagccgcagccgcagccgcagccgcagccgcagccgcagccgcagccgcagccgcagccgcagcagCCCTTCCTGCCGCCCGCAGCCTGCTTCTTTGCcacggccgcggcggcggcggcggcggcagcggcggcggcggcgcagagcgcacagcagcagcaacagcagcagcagcagcagcagcagcagcaggcgcCGCAGCTGAGCCCGGCGGCCGACGGCCAGCCCTCAGGGGGCGGTCACAAGTCAGCGTCCAAGCAAGTCAAGCGACAGCGCTCGTCCTCGCCCGAACTGATGCGCTGCAAACGCCGGCTCAACTTCAGCGGCTTCGGCTACAGCCTGCCGCAGCAGCAGCCGGCCGCCGTGGCGCGCCGCAACGAGCGCGAGCGCAACCGCGTCAAACTGGTCAACCTGGGCTTTGCCACGCTCCGGGAGCACGTCCCCAACGGCGCGGCCAACAAGAAGATGAGCAAGGTGGAGACGCTGCGCTCCGCGGTCGAGTACATCCGCGCGCTACAGCAGCTGCTGGACGAACACGATGCGGTGAGCGCCGCCTTCCAGGCTGGCGTCCTGTCGCCCACCATCTCCCCCAACTACTCCAACGACATGAACTCCATGGCCGGCTCGCCGGTCTCCTCCTACTCGTCCGACGAGGGCTCTTACGACCCACTCAGCCCCGAGGAGCAAGAGCTGCTCGACTTCACCAACTGGTTCTGA